Below is a window of bacterium DNA.
GGATGCCGCCTTGTTGAACGAACAGCTGCGGCTGTTCGGCATCAGTGTCGCCACGGAAGATTTTTTATATGAAAGCGTGCTGCAGAATATTGCGATGTTCAAGGAAAAGAACCTGAATGTGCAAACACTTATTGTTCCGGGCGGCCACACCTGGATGAATTGCCGATTGTATCTGGCCAATACGCTGCAGCAGTTGTTCAAAGAATAAAAGCGGTGCATAAAAAGAGAAAAGAGTTGAGATGAAAGTGAAACCCGTTTTTCTCTTTCTTATTTTAACGATCGTAACGGCTGACAGAGTCTCAGCCCAGACTTTAACGCATCCTTTTCAGCCCACGCTGTCCTCATTGGAAAAAGCCGATCCGGTGCCTGAATGGTTCAAAGACGCCAAGTTCGGCATTTATTTACACTGGGGTGTATACTCTGTTCCGGCATTTTCCAGCGAATGGTATCCGCGTGCCATGTATATAACGGGTTCTCCAGAAAATAAACACCATAAGGAAATTTACGGTGACCCATCTCAATGGCCATACAACAACTTTATCACCGGAGCAAAGGATAAGACAGGTCATTATGTCCAGTTTGCGCCGAGGTTAAAAGCAGACGGCGGCCAATTCGATCCTGATGATTGGGCCCAGCTCTTTGCCGACGCAGGCGCTCAATTCGCTGGCCTGGTGGCTGAACACCATGACGGCTTTTCCATGTGGGCCAGCCAGGTCAATCCCTGGAATGCCAAAGAGATGGGGCCCAAGCTGGACTTGGTCGGTTTGCTGACAGAGGCCATTCGCAAAAGAAATATGCGCATCATTCTGTCCATGCATCATGCCTACAATATCACCGGATATTATGAACCAGCGCCTCATGCCAGCGATGTAAGATTACAGATGTTGTTCGGGCAGCAGGGCAAGGAAAAAAATGAGGCTCTATGGCTGAGCAAACATAAGGAAATTATCGATAACTACAAACCTGATATCATTTGGCAGGATTTTAATCTGCATCTCATCTCCCAGTCTGTCCTTTTAGAGTTTTTATCTTATTATTATAACCGGGCTGCCCAATGGGACAAGCAAGTAGTCGCCACCTTCAAGGACGGCTTGAATACAAAATGCGCTGTACTTGATTATGAACGCGGCGGACCAGTGGACATTACCGAAAATTATTGGCTCACCGACGATGCGGTCAGTTCTTCCAGTTGGTGCTATACCGAGGGTATCGGTTACTATTCTAAAAAGCAGATACTGCACGGTTTTCTGGATCGGATCAGCAAGAACGGCAATCTGTTACTTAATTTATCACCCACAGCAGAGGGCGTCATCCCGCAGGAACAAAAAGATATTTTGCTGGCCATGGGGACATGGCTAAAAAAATACGGCGAGGCGGTGTACGCTACCCGGGCGTGGGAAGTCTATGGAGAAGGCCCGACCAAAATGGGGGCCGCCCATGGCATTTTCACAGCTCCGGCGGAAGGCACCGCCAGGGACATCCGCTTTACCAGGTCTAAAGACAACCGTACGCTCTATGCCATTTTACTCGGTTGGGAAAACGGCCAGAAGGAGGTCCTGCTCAAATCACTCTCCTCTCATCGAATCGACGGTAAAAAACTGAGATCAATCGAGCTGATCAACGGCCATAAAGGGAAATATTTGCCATTATCGTTTAAACAGTCGCCTGAAGGATTATTAGTTACTTTACCTGAACGCACCTTTGATGATCTGGCCTATGTGTTAAAACTTGGTTTCGATGGCAACATTCCCAAATTTGCCGGATATGCTGATCTTGATTGTTCACCGCATTATTACATCGTTCCCGGTGATAACAACGGTAGCTTGGTGCTTGGTTCTGATCGGACGCTGACAGGGAAAAGAAAAGACCCGTCAAATCACTGGAAGTTGAGTTCATCAGGAAAAGGCCTATATAAGATTATGAATCGTGCAAACGGTGAAGTACTCCAATGCAGCGGGTTAAAACATGATCTGACAATTGCAAATTTCAAGGGAAAAGGCGGTCAATTTTGGACTATTGAAGACGCTCATAATGGATTATTCAGAATATCAAACAAGCGATTTGCCGATCGAATCATCTGCCAGAGCACAAGATCCGTCGAAGGAGCTAAGGTAGAGTTGAGCCAGGCACCGATCGAACCCTATGACAAATGGAAACTCGTTCAGG
It encodes the following:
- a CDS encoding alpha-L-fucosidase; its protein translation is MKVKPVFLFLILTIVTADRVSAQTLTHPFQPTLSSLEKADPVPEWFKDAKFGIYLHWGVYSVPAFSSEWYPRAMYITGSPENKHHKEIYGDPSQWPYNNFITGAKDKTGHYVQFAPRLKADGGQFDPDDWAQLFADAGAQFAGLVAEHHDGFSMWASQVNPWNAKEMGPKLDLVGLLTEAIRKRNMRIILSMHHAYNITGYYEPAPHASDVRLQMLFGQQGKEKNEALWLSKHKEIIDNYKPDIIWQDFNLHLISQSVLLEFLSYYYNRAAQWDKQVVATFKDGLNTKCAVLDYERGGPVDITENYWLTDDAVSSSSWCYTEGIGYYSKKQILHGFLDRISKNGNLLLNLSPTAEGVIPQEQKDILLAMGTWLKKYGEAVYATRAWEVYGEGPTKMGAAHGIFTAPAEGTARDIRFTRSKDNRTLYAILLGWENGQKEVLLKSLSSHRIDGKKLRSIELINGHKGKYLPLSFKQSPEGLLVTLPERTFDDLAYVLKLGFDGNIPKFAGYADLDCSPHYYIVPGDNNGSLVLGSDRTLTGKRKDPSNHWKLSSSGKGLYKIMNRANGEVLQCSGLKHDLTIANFKGKGGQFWTIEDAHNGLFRISNKRFADRIICQSTRSVEGAKVELSQAPIEPYDKWKLVQVCETPQRAFKENSIPGILEAEDYDTGCPDDAFYDLSEVNEGGQYRISEPVDIEKCSAGGYNIGWTRLGEWLTYSVLVKNTATYQIHFYVASSYDSGKLHLECDGKNLTGILAVPNTAGFQNWTSVKKTVKLSAGPHLLKLAIDGDFLNLDKMVFEERP